TCCGGCATGCTGCGCTCCAGAGAGTTGTTGTCCAACAAGAGCGAGATTGTGGACGGAGAGCAAGAGGAGCTTCCGGAAGGGGCGCTCGGTTTGGAATTTGAAGGCGTCAGCTTCAGTTATAACGAAGATAAACCGGTGTTAAAAGACATCAACTTTGAAGTCAAACCAGGCGAACGCCTGGGCATTATCGGTCGTACCGGCAGCGGAAAGTCGAGTCTCAGCCGTATTCTGCTTCGACTGTATAACATCGACAGCGGCGTGATCCGCGTTGGGGGGACCGATATCACGAAGCTGAAGCTGCCTGCGCTTTACCGCCGGGTGGGGATGGTCACACAGGATGTGCAGCTGTTCGATGGCTCGCTGCGTGACAACCTGACGTTGTTTGATCACGGCGTGTCGGATGCATTCATTCTGGAAACGACGGAGCGTTTGGGGCTTCGGCAATGGATCGATGCGCAGCCGGAAGGCCTGGATACGCATCTGACAGCAGGCGGAGCTTCGCTGTCCGCGGGAGAAGCTCAGCTATTCGCTTTAACCCGGGTATTTTTGACGCAACCAAGCTTGGTGATTCTGGATGAACCGTCTTCACGTCTGGATGCCGCAACGGAAACGATGCTGCAGGTAGCCGTGGATCAGCTGATGAGCAGCTGTACGGGCATCATCATCGCGCACCGGCTGGCTACGCTGGAGCAGGTGGATAAAATTATGGTGCTGGGTGACGGGCGAATTATGGAATTCGGCGCACGGGAAGCACTTGCGTTAGATCCGGCATCACATTATGCCAGACTGCTGAGCACAGGCAGAGAGGAGGAACTGGCATGACCATCACGGGTTTTATAGGACGCCTCTTTCGATTCAGGCCTTCATTATTTTTAATCAACGGTCTGCTGTGGTGCATATTTCATTCCTTGCCGCTATTGATCGGACTGGGGATGCAGTGGTTTTTTGACCGGGCGACGGCCAGTTCCACGGATTATGTATGGCTGGCGGTGCCCTTGATCTTTATTGCCGTTGTAAGGGTTGCGCGGGTAGGGACGTTCTTTGCGGCCTTCTATCAATGGGTAACGTATATTTATCACATTCAGGCCATTCTGCGCACGAACATGCTGGCCGGGATTATGCGCTGGCCGGGGCGTAATTTGCCAGCTTCTCCAGGGGAGGCGATGAGCCGCTTCCGCGATGACGTGGATGAAGTTGTGGAATACGTGGAATCCTGGGTGGATTTCTGGGGACGTCTCGTTTTTGCCCTCGTATCCGTTGTCATTATGGCGAGCATTAACTGGAAGATCATGCTGGTGGCCGTGCTGCCGCTCGTGGTGGTCACGCTCCTGAACAATCTGTCCGGCAACCGCGCGCGTCGTTACGGCCTAAAGAACCGGGAAGCTACAGGGCGCATAACCAGCTTTATCGCGGAAACCTTCGGTGCGGTTCAAGCCTTGAAGCTTGGGCAGGCCGAGGATCATGTACATGAGCGCTTTATGAAGCTGAACGAAGACCGCCGGCAGGCAGCGCTGAAGGATAATCTGTTCAAACAATGGATGCGATCCTTGAATCAGCATGTGCTTAGCATCTGTACGGGACTGATTCTGCTGATGTGCGCAGCTGAAATGCAGGCCGGGCATTTTACCGTCGGGGACTTTGCTTTGTTCACGTCTTACCTGGCCAATATCGGCTTCAGCATTTCCTTATTCGGTTATATGGTATTTCAGCACAAGCGGCTGAAGGTTTCCTTTGACCGGATGCGCTCGCTGTTTCGCCCTGGTGAGGAAGACCGGATCATTGAGGCACGGGAAACGTATCTGAACGAAGAGCCGCCGGAACTGCCCGTCATTCACAGAGAACCAGGAGAGAAGCTGAAGGAGCTGGAAGTCAAGAATTTATCGTACCATTATCCGAATTCGGAGAATGGCATAACGGATATTAATTTCCGCCTGGAGCGCGGCAAGTTTCTGGTGGTGACCGGACGAATCGGGGCGGGGAAATCGACGCTTGTCCGGACATTGCTGGGACTGCTGCCGAAACAGGAAGGAACGATCCGCTGGAACGGGGAAGAGGTGGATCCGGCAACCTTCCTTATGCCTCCTCGGGCGGCCTATACTCCGCAGGTTCCAAGGCTGTTTAGCGATCCCTTGAGAGAGAACATCGTGCAAGGGAAGAAAGAGCGGACCGAGGAAGCTCTGGAACGGGCTGTTCGGCTGGCGGTCATGGAGAAGGATATCGAGAATCTGGATCAGGGACTGGAGACGTTTGTCGGTCCGAGAGGCGTTATGCTGTCGGGGGGACAAATCCAGCGGGCGGCTACGGCACGCATGCTGATCACGGGCGCGGATTTATTCATTTTTGATGATCTGTCCAGCGCGTTGGACGTGGAGACGGAGCAGCAGGTATGGGATGGGTTGTCAAGGAGCAGGGCGTCACTTGCATCGCGGTATCGCATCGGAGGGCAGCTCTTTCGAAAGCCGATCATATCATCGTCATGAAGGATGGGCGGATCGAAGCGGAGGGCAGCTTGACGGAGCTGCTCGCCACGAGCGAAGAGATGCAGCTGTTATGGCAGGGCGAGCAGTCCGCTGTCGAGGCTCAGGCCCCCGCAGAGGATGAAGCTGAAGTTAGTAAGGTATAACATCAAGTTTGGTTTGGAATTGGGGATGTAAGAACAGGTTTCGACAGGTTTAGATAGGTTTAGAGCAGGGCAGCTTCCGTTGGTGTGGAGGCTGCCTTTTTTTGTATAATATTTATGGGAAATAATGGGTCGGCATTCAGATGTATAAGGGAGAGAGATCTATATGAAGAATCGCAAATTCTTGGTAACGTTCGGTTATAACCTGGACCATAGCAATATCGATTACCTTGTGTCCGATCGCCTGTCCCGCCATAAGGGCTGGATTCAGAAGGATTACTTTGATCCGGTGCTGCACACAGGGGCTGCGTTTATTCTAAACTACCAGATCATCGACACGAATGCTGCCAGAGTCTCGCAGCGCTATTACTTGGATGATTACCACGTCACGGAAGCCAAGCTGCAAGGCTTTCTTTACTCGCTAAACAAGCTGAAGGGTACGCATGTGTTGTGCAATCCCAGGGTACAAGGACATCACTGGACCGTTATTGATGGGCACGAGTACAGCTGTTATGCCTATCAGACACTGGATGGAAGGGATCTGCGCTTCTTGCAGTACGAAGAGGATTCAGAAGAAGCTTCTCTTAAGAAGGGGGGGCCCCGGATTCCTACCTAGCCTTTCCCTCTGATTGCAGTCAAGAAGAGAAGGATCGGCGGCTGACCGACTGGATCATCGGAATTACTGAAGCGGGTAGGCAGCAGCCTTAAGTGTCACCGCCATTCATGATGGATACTCACTGCGTATTTCCACCACCGGGAGCAACGTAATTCGTTGCTGCGTCTGCATATCGTCAAACCTATCGTAAATTCCGTTTCGCTTATTCTATTATTTTACTTGCGAGAATAAGGATATAAATACAAGCCGATCGATAGGCTCGGGGAATAGGATGTAGAAGATGAATGGAAAGGGTGGGTTTACCATGGAATGGAGCGTCATTTTTCAATTGATCGACCCGCGGCTCTTCATGGTCGTTGCTGCCTGTTGGGTAATCGGATATGTGCTGAAGCAAACGCCGAAGGTTCCGAATTGGAGCATTGTATATTTGGTTATGGTCGTATCGATTCTGTTCACAACCGGCTTGATCGGCTGGAGCGTGGAAAATATCATTCAAGGCATACTTGCAGGGGCGTTTGCGGTATTCGGCCATCAGGCCGTTAAACAAACGGCAGAGGCGATTGCGACTAGAAAGAAGTAAGAACGGCTGAACGGCCCGGGATGATTTTTGCCTAAACCGAACTTTACCTGGCAGTCTGCCGCTTGAACCTGTTACTCTTAAGTCCATAAGATGATTTAAGGGAGCGTGAAGATTTGCAGAGAAAAACGTTGACGGTTGAGGCCCTGCCTGGATTTGAGCCGGAGATCGGCCGCTGGATATGGGGACTTGAGGATGTGCGGCGAACGATATTGAAACGGCTGGAAGGGATTCGGTATGAGCAGTTGAACCATAGGGCGGACGGTCGGCAGTCGATCGGTTCGTTGTTGTACCATATTGCTTATATTGAAGCGGACTGGCTATACGCTGAGGTGCTTGAATCCGATTGGGATCCGAAAATAAAGGTCAGCTTTCCGTGGGACCACCGTACCGAAGATAACCGTCTTTCTGAAGTCCCGGATCAGTCACTGGATGAACACCTTCACCGTATGCAGAAGGTACGTCATGAACTGCTTACCCACTTCAAAAGCATGGACCTCTCGGACTGGAGGAAGGTCAGACAACTGGAACCTTACGATGTAACACCGGAATGGGTCATCTATCATCTGATTGAGCATGAGTCCCACCATCGGGGACAGATATTTCAGCTGTTAAGAGAATTAGAGCAATCTTAAAGAATCGAAAGTCCACTCCGATGAGAGTTTTGGCCTTCGCGGCTAAAGAAAGAGCTTTTTGAGGCTGCTGCTATTCACGTTCATATTCCCCGGGCAGGGAGCTTTCCTTGCTCTTTTTTTGTATACCCTGCAACGATCCAGATGTCAAAACGTAATAAGCATATAAAGAGCACGGTATCGGAGGAGATATGATGAATAATGAATTTTACGTCGGGTGGGGAACGCTGGCATTAATCAATGCGGGTTTGGCTCAAGGGAAAAATAGAACGGATTAAACTGGTTTCTGCTATCCTTATTGCTAGGCCCGCTGGCAACCCTGATTCTTGTCCTGTCAGCTAAAAGGTAATCTGAATAATTAAAGAGCCGCCTCCCGGCATGGGAAGCGGCCTTTATCGGTTTACATCCGTTGAAACATAGCGGTGTCACGGCTGTAGTGCGTCAGATAACCTGTCTCTTCGTTGCGGATGCGGACGACATCCGGTGTGTAGCATTCAATGTAACCCCGCTCGATCTCCACGTATACGCTTGCGGGATCCTCTTCCCATACGGAAACCACCGTTTCCGATAAGGCGGCCGCGAAAAAATGGATGTCTTGCGATAGGTACCGGCTATTGCGGTCTGTATTCATTTATTTCATATCCCCTTGATGGTTAGAATCAGATAAAATGCGGTCTACTAGCTCGTTCATTCCCTTCCAGGAATCCTTCAGAATAAATTCATGCTGAATATGCGCGTTCCACGGACGCGGAATCAGAATGGTTTGTTTTCCGGCTTTTCTGGCGGCAATCGCATTATGGGGACCATCGTCAATCAGAAGATCAAATTCCACTAAATCCTTGCGTTTGGCCACGAAAAAATTCTCGAACGGAATAAAAGGCATATGCCGCTGCAGCCATCTCCATTTCTCGGGCACCGAGGAGGGGCGGGCTGCGGTAACAACAATGACGTCATAATCATGCGTCATTCTGTGGACTTCGTCAATCGTATATTCATCAAATAGTTCAAGTTCTTCATATAAACCCGGCTTTCCGAAGAAAAACTCCTCCGAGCATTCAGGATGCCAGATTTGGTGCAGGTTATAATCGGTAATCTGATCCAGCGTCAGCTGAGGATCCTTGTACTGCAGATTGTGATAATGAATGGCCTTGGGTATGAGATGGCAGATGGTATCATCCATATCGATGGCGACTATTTTTTTGCTCATATCGTCATTACTCTCCTGTTAATCATGAATTCTAAGAAACGATGATGTTCCGTAAATTGTAAGGGACAGGATGCTTGTTGGCAAACCGGAATCAAAAATGGGAGGGAGTAACATTTTCTTTCTCCTGACTCATTATAAACTAAGTATAGCATTAATGCGGCAACAACCTTCCTGATATTTCGCGGTTACGGGAATAACTTAATAAAGCCTTCATCCATTATGACAGTACATGTCATGATTACCCTTTTATAATAAGAACACTACAGGGTACAAGGGAGGAACGGCCATGGTGCAAGAATATATCAACATTCGTGGAGCTAGAGAGAATAACCTGAAGAATGTGACGCTGCAAATTCCTAAACGAAAAATCACGGTCTTTACCGGCGTATCCGGGTCGGGCAAATCGTCCATCGTGTTCGATACCATCAGCTCGGAAGCTCAGCGGTTGCTGAATGAGACGTTTACCGCTTTTGTCCGCAACCGACTTCCACGGCACAGTCAGCCGGACGTCGATTCGATCGAGAACTTGTCGACGGCCATCGTCATCGACCAGAAGCGTCTGGGGGGCAATTCGCGATCCACGCTAGGGACGATTACGGATCTGTACGCCATACTCCGTCTGTTGTTTTCCAGGGTGGGACAGCCATTTGTGGGATATTCCAACGTCTTTTCTTTTAACGATCCACAAGGCATGTGTCCGGAATGTCAGGGAATCGGCAGGAAGGTTGAGCTGGATCTTAATAAACTGCTGGATACAAGCAAGTCTTTGAATGAGGGAGCGGTCCGATTCCCTATTTTCTCCGTAGATAGCTGGTATATGAAGAATTACACCATGTCCGGTTTCTTTGATAACGACAAGAAGCTGGCCGACTATTCCGAAGCGGAATGGGATCTCTTTCTGTACGGCAAGGAGGGGAAGGTGACGTTCCCGTCCAAGGGAGGACCGGTACAGTCCGACTTCGAAGGTCTCGTGTTGAAGTTTAACCGGCTTTATATTCAGAGAGACAGCAGTGAATTGTCGGAACGCACCTTGAATCACGTCAAAAATTTTATTACGCATGGCACATGCCCTTTATGCAAGGGGACGCGGCTTAGTCAAGCAGCATTAAGCTGCAGGATCAACGGCTATAATATCGCCGATTGTGCGGCTATGGAGATCGGGGAGTTAAGAGAGGTCATCCTGAATATCAAAGTGCCCGTGGCTGCCAGTATGGTGGCCAGCTTGGCCGAGCGGCTGCGGCACTTGATGGATATGGGGCTGGATTACCTGACGCTGAATCGGGAGACGACCACGCTCTCCGGGGGCGAGTCGCAGCGGGTGAAGATGGTTAGGCATCTGGGCAGCAGCCTGACGGATATGATGTATGTTTTTGATGAGCCTAGCGTGGGTCTGCATCCACGGGATGTTCACCGGCTGAACGACATGCTCAGGAAGCTTCGCGACAAGGGCAACACGGTGCTGGTCGTGGAGCATGACCGTGACGTGATTGAAATTGCCGACCATGTGGTGGACGTGGGGCCGAATGCCGGTACCCGGGGAGGGGAAATTGTCTTCGAGGGCACGGTTGAGCAGCTGTGCAGCCAAGATTCTACGTTAACCGGGCAGTATATGAAACGTTTCATGCCGATGAAAGAACAGTTCCGGGTACCGACAGGACAGATGCGGATTGCCAATGCCAATCATCATAATCTGAACAATGTAACGGTGGATATCCCGGAAGGCGTGTTGACCGTGATCACGGGCGTAGCGGGGTCAGGCAAGAGCTCGCTGATTCATCACGCCTTCCTGTCCCAGCATCCCGAGGCTGTCGTCATCGACCAGTCTGCCGTCAGCACCTCGATCCGTTCCAATCCTGCTACCTATACGGGCATCATGGATGACATCCGGAGTTTGTTCGCCAAAGCTAACGATCAGAGTCCATCCCTGTTCAGCTTCAATTCCAAAGGGGCCTGCCCCGACTGCCACGGGCTTGGTTTCATCTATACGGACCTGGCGTTCATGGAAGGCATCAAGTCTCCGTGCGACACCTGTGACGGCAGGCGCTTTAAGGATGATGTACTGCAGTATAAGCTCCATGGAAAAATGATTACCGATGTGCTGGATATGACCGTGCTGCAGGCGCTCGATTTTTTCGAGAAAAAAGAAATCAGGCGGCGGCTGGAGGCTTTGCACGATGTGGGCCTGCACTATCTGACCCTCGGACAGCCGCTAAGCACTCTGTCCGGGGGCGAAAGCCAGCGCATCAAGCTGGCCAGCGAGCTGCACAAGCAGGGAAAGATCTACGTGATGGACGAGCCGACGACCGGACTGCATATGTCGGATGTCGGGCATTTGCTGGACATGATGAATCGGCTCGTTGATAATGGCAGCTCGGTGATCGTGATCGAGCACAATCTGGATGTGATCCGTCAGGCGGACTGGATCATTGATCTCGGACCCGAGGGCGGCAGCAGGGGAGGCAGGGTCATGTTCGAAGGAACGCCTGCTGAACTGATCACGGCGGAACAATCGCTGACTGCGAAGTATGTACGGGGTTAGCGGGAATCCAAGGGGGCGAAGGCCGGTTCTTACCGGAGTCTGACCGAACCCATGCAGTATGTAACATGGGAGCAGGGAGGATTCGCTTTTCGTAGTTTTATAATGGACTTGCCAAAGGCCATGCCGCATACCCCCGCGGCATGGCTATTCTATGGTTGTTAGGCTTATAAGATCGCTTAAACGGCAATACTGTATGCTGCGACAGACCAAGTTGGTTAATGATGCGTGTAACGACTCGGTCTGCATTTCTAAATAAGCAGCATCTTTATTGTAAACGGGGGATACGACAATGCAGAAAGTATGGTGGAAAGAAGCCGTTGCTTACGAAATCTATCCGCGCAGCTTTATGGATTCGAATGAAGACGGCATCGGGGATCTGCAAGGGGTTATATCCCGCCTGGATTATTTGAAGGATCTCGGGATTGATGT
This Paenibacillus sp. JZ16 DNA region includes the following protein-coding sequences:
- a CDS encoding DinB family protein — its product is MQRKTLTVEALPGFEPEIGRWIWGLEDVRRTILKRLEGIRYEQLNHRADGRQSIGSLLYHIAYIEADWLYAEVLESDWDPKIKVSFPWDHRTEDNRLSEVPDQSLDEHLHRMQKVRHELLTHFKSMDLSDWRKVRQLEPYDVTPEWVIYHLIEHESHHRGQIFQLLRELEQS
- a CDS encoding phage holin family protein, producing MNGKGGFTMEWSVIFQLIDPRLFMVVAACWVIGYVLKQTPKVPNWSIVYLVMVVSILFTTGLIGWSVENIIQGILAGAFAVFGHQAVKQTAEAIATRKK
- a CDS encoding 5' nucleotidase, NT5C type, giving the protein MSKKIVAIDMDDTICHLIPKAIHYHNLQYKDPQLTLDQITDYNLHQIWHPECSEEFFFGKPGLYEELELFDEYTIDEVHRMTHDYDVIVVTAARPSSVPEKWRWLQRHMPFIPFENFFVAKRKDLVEFDLLIDDGPHNAIAARKAGKQTILIPRPWNAHIQHEFILKDSWKGMNELVDRILSDSNHQGDMK
- a CDS encoding ATP-binding cassette domain-containing protein, which gives rise to MVQEYINIRGARENNLKNVTLQIPKRKITVFTGVSGSGKSSIVFDTISSEAQRLLNETFTAFVRNRLPRHSQPDVDSIENLSTAIVIDQKRLGGNSRSTLGTITDLYAILRLLFSRVGQPFVGYSNVFSFNDPQGMCPECQGIGRKVELDLNKLLDTSKSLNEGAVRFPIFSVDSWYMKNYTMSGFFDNDKKLADYSEAEWDLFLYGKEGKVTFPSKGGPVQSDFEGLVLKFNRLYIQRDSSELSERTLNHVKNFITHGTCPLCKGTRLSQAALSCRINGYNIADCAAMEIGELREVILNIKVPVAASMVASLAERLRHLMDMGLDYLTLNRETTTLSGGESQRVKMVRHLGSSLTDMMYVFDEPSVGLHPRDVHRLNDMLRKLRDKGNTVLVVEHDRDVIEIADHVVDVGPNAGTRGGEIVFEGTVEQLCSQDSTLTGQYMKRFMPMKEQFRVPTGQMRIANANHHNLNNVTVDIPEGVLTVITGVAGSGKSSLIHHAFLSQHPEAVVIDQSAVSTSIRSNPATYTGIMDDIRSLFAKANDQSPSLFSFNSKGACPDCHGLGFIYTDLAFMEGIKSPCDTCDGRRFKDDVLQYKLHGKMITDVLDMTVLQALDFFEKKEIRRRLEALHDVGLHYLTLGQPLSTLSGGESQRIKLASELHKQGKIYVMDEPTTGLHMSDVGHLLDMMNRLVDNGSSVIVIEHNLDVIRQADWIIDLGPEGGSRGGRVMFEGTPAELITAEQSLTAKYVRG